From one Frankiaceae bacterium genomic stretch:
- a CDS encoding class I lanthipeptide: MTTRRTLSLRKETLSVLNTDELSSVVGASHQCVTYTKLVTGCVCTGIFPSLNVDCPSVDLNCPR, translated from the coding sequence ATGACGACCCGCCGTACGCTCTCCCTCCGCAAGGAGACCCTCAGCGTCCTCAACACCGACGAGCTGTCGTCGGTCGTCGGCGCCTCGCACCAGTGCGTCACGTACACGAAGCTCGTCACCGGCTGCGTCTGCACCGGCATCTTCCCCTCGCTCAACGTCGACTGCCCGAGCGTCGACCTGAACTGCCCCCGCTGA
- a CDS encoding GNAT family N-acetyltransferase — protein sequence MIDVRTIAGSEVDAFQVRLESAFGGDPEPEEMALWRPLVETERSHGAFDGTDMVGTAAVFTFDMTVPGGPAPCAGVTAVSVAPTHRRQGILTSMMRAQLDAVRDLGREAFASLWASEPAIYHRFGYGVASRRWNVTVPADDEKLLGAPSEGRVRMVTAEEARTLCAPVYDAVRADRTGMISRSDIRWDVRIADLPGYRHGASTVKHVVYERDGEVRGYAWYRTKGDWTDGRPNGQVRVKELAALDPDAHGGLWRFLLGVDLMRSVAWDNAPGDDAIIGRLRDPRGVKATITDGLHVRLIDVPRALTTRSYAGSGTVTLDVSDPWGYAGGRWTLDASPDGATCEPTSAEADLSMSVEELSAVYLGDTTLRSLYEAGRVDEHSAGAAERASALLAWPRAAWCPEIF from the coding sequence ATGATCGACGTACGCACCATCGCCGGGTCCGAGGTCGACGCGTTCCAGGTCCGGCTGGAGTCGGCGTTCGGGGGCGACCCCGAGCCGGAGGAGATGGCGCTCTGGCGTCCTCTGGTCGAGACCGAGCGCTCCCATGGGGCGTTCGACGGCACCGACATGGTGGGGACGGCGGCGGTCTTCACGTTCGACATGACGGTGCCCGGCGGGCCCGCCCCCTGCGCGGGCGTCACCGCGGTCTCCGTGGCGCCGACGCACCGCCGCCAGGGCATCCTCACGTCGATGATGCGGGCGCAGCTCGACGCCGTACGCGACCTCGGCAGGGAGGCGTTCGCCAGCCTCTGGGCCAGCGAGCCCGCGATCTACCACCGCTTCGGCTACGGCGTCGCGTCCCGCCGCTGGAACGTCACCGTCCCCGCCGACGACGAGAAGCTGCTCGGCGCGCCCTCCGAGGGACGTGTCCGGATGGTGACCGCCGAGGAGGCGCGGACGCTCTGCGCGCCCGTCTACGACGCCGTTCGCGCCGACCGCACCGGCATGATCTCCCGCAGCGACATCCGGTGGGACGTCCGCATCGCCGACCTCCCCGGCTACCGGCACGGCGCCAGCACCGTCAAGCACGTCGTGTACGAGCGCGACGGCGAGGTGCGCGGGTACGCGTGGTACCGCACCAAGGGCGACTGGACCGACGGCCGCCCGAACGGCCAGGTCCGCGTCAAGGAGCTCGCCGCCCTCGATCCCGACGCGCACGGCGGCCTCTGGCGGTTCCTGCTCGGCGTCGACCTCATGCGCTCCGTGGCCTGGGACAACGCCCCCGGCGACGACGCGATCATCGGCCGGCTGCGCGACCCCCGCGGCGTCAAGGCGACCATCACCGACGGCCTGCACGTCCGCCTCATCGACGTCCCTCGCGCGCTGACGACGCGCTCGTACGCCGGCTCCGGCACCGTGACCCTCGACGTGTCGGACCCCTGGGGGTATGCCGGCGGCCGCTGGACCCTCGACGCCTCACCCGACGGCGCGACGTGCGAGCCAACCTCGGCCGAGGCCGACCTGAGCATGTCCGTCGAGGAGCTCTCCGCCGTCTACCTCGGCGACACGACGCTGCGCTCGCTGTACGAGGCCGGGCGGGTCGACGAGCACTCCGCCGGCGCCGCCGAGCGCGCCTCCGCGCTGCTCGCCTGGCCCCGCGCGGCCTGGTGCCCGGAGATCTTCTAG
- a CDS encoding ribose-5-phosphate isomerase, which yields MTRVYLGTDHAGYEAKERLKAVLAADGHEVVDCGAHAYDAEDDYPAFCLDAARRAVTEGGVGVVLGGSGNGEQIAANKVPGVRAALCWSRDIARLAREHNDANVCSLPGRFVSEEEAVEIVRVFLATPFSDEERHVRRIGQISAYEAGR from the coding sequence GTGACGCGCGTCTACCTCGGCACCGACCACGCGGGCTACGAGGCCAAGGAGCGCCTCAAGGCGGTGCTCGCGGCCGACGGGCACGAGGTCGTCGACTGCGGGGCGCACGCGTACGACGCGGAGGACGACTACCCGGCGTTCTGCCTCGACGCCGCGCGGCGCGCGGTCACCGAGGGCGGCGTCGGCGTCGTGCTCGGCGGCAGCGGCAACGGCGAGCAGATCGCCGCCAACAAGGTCCCCGGCGTCCGCGCCGCTCTGTGCTGGTCGCGGGACATCGCGCGGCTCGCGCGCGAGCACAACGACGCCAACGTCTGCTCGCTACCTGGCCGTTTCGTCTCGGAGGAGGAGGCGGTGGAGATCGTGCGGGTGTTCCTCGCGACACCGTTCTCCGACGAGGAGCGGCACGTGCGGCGGATCGGCCAGATCAGCGCGTACGAGGCTGGTCGGTAG
- the tig gene encoding trigger factor produces MNATVETLTPTRVKLTVEVPFEELAPSIDTAYKRIARQVKVQGFRPGKVPPRILDQRVGRAVVLEEALNDALPQLYRAAVEEHQVAAIGQPNVDLTQFSDGAPLVFTAEVDVRPDIELPSYDGLPVVVDAVGVSDEEVDEQLSSLRDRFATLKTVERPAGTGDYVLIDIRATTAEGEPIDGSEAKGLSYEVGSDSLITGIDDAVTGASAGDERTFEAEIQYGVHAGTTATFHVTVTEVKEKEAPPLDDEFAVMASEFETIAELRDDVRGRLDRMRRLEQGVQARDRVLEVLLERTTVPMPESMVEQETDWRLRTMAQQIDEAGMSLEQFLADTEQTEETLRTDARAGAEQAVRAQLVLDAIGVKEEIGVSEAELTDQVVRRARRAGMEANELAQRLVRQGQLPALMAEIVRGKALALVLESATVTDTSGAPVDLSDLRDDASAPVESALDMDEHDHDDHEGHDH; encoded by the coding sequence GTGAACGCCACCGTCGAGACCCTCACTCCCACGCGGGTCAAGCTCACCGTCGAGGTGCCGTTCGAGGAGCTGGCGCCGTCGATCGACACGGCGTACAAGCGCATCGCGCGCCAGGTGAAGGTGCAGGGCTTCCGCCCTGGCAAGGTGCCGCCGCGCATCCTCGACCAGCGCGTCGGCCGCGCCGTCGTGCTGGAGGAGGCGCTCAACGACGCCCTCCCGCAGCTCTACCGGGCCGCCGTCGAGGAGCACCAGGTCGCCGCGATCGGCCAGCCCAACGTCGACCTGACGCAGTTCAGCGACGGCGCGCCGCTGGTGTTCACGGCCGAGGTGGACGTACGTCCCGACATCGAGCTGCCGTCGTACGACGGCCTCCCCGTCGTCGTCGACGCCGTCGGCGTGAGCGACGAGGAGGTCGACGAGCAGCTGTCCTCGCTGCGCGACCGTTTCGCCACGCTCAAGACCGTCGAACGTCCCGCAGGCACCGGCGACTACGTCCTCATCGACATCCGCGCCACGACCGCCGAGGGCGAGCCGATCGACGGCTCCGAGGCGAAGGGGCTGTCGTACGAGGTCGGGTCCGACTCGCTCATCACCGGCATCGACGACGCCGTCACCGGCGCGTCGGCGGGCGACGAGCGGACGTTCGAGGCCGAGATCCAGTACGGCGTGCACGCGGGCACCACCGCGACGTTCCACGTGACGGTCACAGAGGTGAAGGAGAAGGAGGCGCCGCCGCTCGACGACGAGTTCGCGGTGATGGCGAGCGAGTTCGAGACGATCGCCGAGCTGCGCGACGACGTACGCGGCCGCCTCGACCGGATGCGCCGCCTCGAGCAGGGCGTCCAGGCCCGCGACCGCGTGCTCGAGGTGCTGCTGGAGCGCACCACCGTGCCGATGCCCGAGTCGATGGTCGAGCAGGAGACCGACTGGCGCCTCCGCACCATGGCCCAGCAGATCGACGAGGCGGGGATGTCGCTGGAGCAGTTCCTCGCCGACACCGAGCAGACCGAGGAGACGCTGCGTACGGACGCCCGCGCCGGCGCCGAGCAGGCCGTCCGCGCCCAGCTCGTCCTCGACGCGATCGGCGTCAAGGAGGAGATCGGCGTCAGCGAGGCCGAGCTCACCGACCAGGTCGTACGCCGCGCCCGCCGCGCCGGCATGGAGGCCAACGAGCTCGCCCAGCGGCTCGTCCGCCAGGGCCAGCTGCCGGCGCTGATGGCGGAGATCGTGCGCGGCAAGGCGCTCGCGCTCGTTCTCGAGTCCGCCACCGTCACCGACACCAGCGGCGCCCCCGTCGACCTCTCCGACCTGCGCGACGACGCCAGCGCGCCGGTCGAGTCGGCGCTCGACATGGACGAGCACGACCACGACGACCACGAGGGCCACGACCACTAG
- a CDS encoding PP2C family protein-serine/threonine phosphatase: protein MTLSSVSLTAVRSRRIRTQWQLFVLPALLAGVALITVLGCVGDVMWFPAALLILPVLAGGLLAVRRRDILVVTAAAFAGGLVVLAVRGGAAVRPPTFVLLAAVGWVAYLLVASRERLGVSGLRGETMLVELRERLRVQGALPRLPGGWSWELEQRSAGGSGFGGDFLVSARTRGGKALEVALVDVSGKGIDAGTRALLLSGALGGLLGAVPPEDFLSAANQYLRRQAWEEGFATAIHVAIDLETGEYLLDSAGHPPAAQFRAGSGVWTLSKAEGSALGLFDDGEWPAVRGRLHPGDALLLFTDGLVEVPGRDLEIGIDKLLGEANRLVISTFRGGAARLIDSVAPAATDDRALAMIWRTT, encoded by the coding sequence GTGACCTTGAGCTCGGTGTCGTTGACCGCGGTGCGGTCGCGCCGGATCCGTACGCAGTGGCAGCTGTTCGTGCTGCCCGCGCTGCTGGCCGGCGTGGCGCTGATCACCGTGCTCGGGTGCGTCGGCGACGTGATGTGGTTCCCCGCGGCGCTGCTGATCCTGCCGGTGCTGGCCGGGGGGCTGCTCGCCGTCCGCCGCAGGGACATCCTCGTCGTGACGGCGGCGGCGTTCGCCGGGGGGCTCGTCGTGCTAGCCGTGCGGGGCGGTGCCGCGGTGCGGCCGCCGACGTTCGTGCTGCTCGCGGCCGTCGGCTGGGTGGCGTACCTCCTCGTCGCCAGCCGCGAACGCCTCGGCGTCAGCGGCCTGCGCGGCGAGACCATGCTCGTCGAGCTGCGCGAACGCCTCCGCGTCCAGGGCGCCCTCCCCAGGCTGCCGGGCGGGTGGTCGTGGGAGCTGGAGCAGCGTTCGGCGGGCGGATCGGGCTTCGGCGGCGACTTCCTCGTCTCCGCGCGGACCCGCGGCGGCAAGGCGCTCGAGGTCGCGCTCGTCGACGTCTCCGGCAAGGGCATCGACGCCGGCACCCGCGCGCTGCTGCTCTCCGGCGCGCTCGGCGGCCTGCTCGGCGCCGTACCGCCCGAGGACTTCCTCAGCGCCGCGAACCAGTACCTGCGCCGCCAGGCGTGGGAGGAAGGGTTCGCGACCGCGATCCACGTGGCCATCGACCTGGAGACCGGCGAGTACCTGCTCGACTCTGCCGGGCACCCGCCGGCGGCGCAGTTCCGCGCGGGCAGCGGCGTGTGGACGCTGTCGAAGGCGGAGGGGAGCGCGCTGGGGCTGTTCGACGACGGCGAGTGGCCCGCCGTACGAGGCCGCCTGCACCCAGGCGACGCTCTGCTGCTGTTCACCGACGGGCTGGTCGAGGTGCCGGGACGCGATCTCGAGATCGGCATCGACAAGCTGCTCGGCGAGGCCAACCGGCTGGTCATCTCGACGTTCCGCGGGGGAGCTGCGCGCCTCATCGACTCCGTGGCGCCCGCGGCGACCGACGACCGCGCGCTGGCGATGATCTGGCGTACGACCTAG
- a CDS encoding ATP-binding protein, protein MNSEARLALRPVPASASMARQFVDDTLRGWGCDAFVDASRLLVSELVTNAVLHARTDLTLVIRLLRDGVRVEVIDGSPVAPVVRNYEDEAMTGRGLSLVNDLAVRWGVEREGDGKSVWFELAT, encoded by the coding sequence ATGAACAGCGAAGCCCGACTCGCGCTGCGCCCCGTGCCCGCGAGCGCATCCATGGCCCGGCAGTTCGTGGACGACACGCTGCGCGGCTGGGGCTGTGACGCGTTCGTGGACGCGAGCCGGCTGCTCGTCAGCGAGCTGGTGACCAACGCTGTCCTGCACGCCCGCACGGACCTGACGCTGGTCATCCGTCTGCTCCGCGACGGCGTCCGCGTCGAGGTCATCGACGGCAGCCCGGTCGCGCCGGTCGTCCGCAACTACGAGGACGAGGCGATGACCGGCCGCGGCCTCTCTCTCGTCAACGACCTCGCCGTCCGGTGGGGCGTCGAGCGCGAGGGCGACGGCAAGTCCGTCTGGTTCGAGCTCGCCACCTAG
- a CDS encoding sulfatase-like hydrolase/transferase: MTDTTPREPATAPADRPATTRAHSDTRLRRLGELLALTGFAVAQPVLDVTGRSPDFFLFRRPTTAQLWVLMAVVVAVPPLLLWLAEVLVGLVSRVAERALHLVFTCGLLTVVVVQIGKQSGQYGRKLAAVALLAGIVLTVLLARSEKLRQVLLYASPAPLVFLLIFVLTAPSGALLRPAKAGEGVAAGDTKRPPVVVLFFDEFPTRSLLDANGAIDKRLFPNFARLAAASNWYPNATGMSGYTPYAIPSMLTGTAPKKRLAPSYVEYSDNLFTLLGDAYQVSAYESISQLCPPRVCDSVPAGRATGLKPLLTDTIDVAQEIVSPRKPKAREGEEFAEQPNENPTARKGELDPTFRINEGKKNQPERMTSFLDSIGRESDKPTLSFLHILLPHIPFRYLPSGVTYKEHGSNFALGRAKEGDKFRRNEHAGAMTVTQQRMLLQLAYTDGLVGQLIDSMQQEGIWDEAMLVISADHGEGFTPGQKSRLLDTQNVAELAYVPMFVKAPGQTTGKVDERNAMNVDLLPTIADALDIDLPFEVDGVSLLGAPRKDLAKQWYDNPGEALPIDGAKWAPVVRKGFAHEIVRPELGPEGLFAVGPHKALVGKKLSELTVGAKAAAVAKSAPSFDGVDLKSGSVPALLWGDLDKPVGSAPAWLVVSVNGTVAGSVFAAPSKATGAWHFVGIVADEHFVDGRNDVRLHTVEGTTLHPLDWAGS; the protein is encoded by the coding sequence ATGACCGACACGACGCCCCGCGAGCCCGCGACCGCTCCAGCGGATCGCCCCGCGACGACGCGCGCGCACTCGGACACCCGGCTGCGCCGGCTCGGCGAGCTGCTCGCGCTGACCGGCTTCGCGGTGGCCCAGCCGGTCCTCGACGTGACGGGCCGCAGCCCCGACTTCTTCCTGTTCCGCCGCCCGACGACCGCGCAGCTCTGGGTGCTCATGGCGGTCGTCGTGGCTGTACCCCCGCTCCTGCTCTGGCTGGCCGAGGTGCTCGTGGGGCTGGTCAGCCGCGTCGCGGAACGCGCGCTGCACCTGGTGTTCACGTGCGGCCTGCTGACGGTGGTCGTCGTGCAGATCGGCAAGCAGAGCGGGCAGTACGGTCGCAAGCTCGCCGCCGTCGCGCTGCTCGCCGGGATCGTGCTGACGGTGCTGCTCGCGCGCAGCGAGAAGCTGCGCCAGGTCCTGCTGTACGCCTCCCCGGCGCCGCTCGTCTTCCTGCTCATCTTCGTGCTCACGGCACCCTCGGGAGCGCTGCTGCGCCCGGCGAAGGCGGGGGAGGGCGTCGCGGCGGGCGACACGAAGCGGCCGCCGGTGGTCGTGCTGTTCTTCGACGAGTTCCCGACCCGTTCGCTGCTCGACGCCAACGGCGCCATCGACAAGCGGCTCTTCCCGAACTTCGCCCGCCTCGCCGCCGCGAGCAACTGGTACCCGAACGCCACCGGCATGAGCGGCTACACGCCGTACGCCATCCCGTCGATGCTCACCGGCACGGCCCCGAAGAAGCGCCTCGCGCCGTCGTACGTCGAGTACTCCGACAACCTCTTCACGCTGCTCGGCGACGCCTACCAGGTGAGCGCGTACGAGTCGATCTCGCAGCTCTGCCCGCCGCGCGTCTGCGACTCCGTGCCCGCGGGCCGCGCCACGGGCCTCAAGCCGCTGCTGACGGACACCATCGACGTGGCGCAGGAGATCGTCTCGCCGCGCAAGCCGAAGGCGCGCGAGGGGGAGGAGTTCGCGGAGCAGCCGAACGAGAACCCCACGGCGCGCAAGGGCGAGCTCGACCCGACGTTCCGCATCAACGAGGGCAAGAAGAACCAGCCCGAGCGGATGACGTCGTTCCTCGACTCGATCGGGCGCGAGTCGGACAAGCCGACGCTGTCGTTCCTCCACATCCTGCTGCCGCACATCCCGTTCCGGTACCTGCCGTCGGGCGTGACGTACAAGGAGCACGGCTCGAACTTCGCACTCGGCCGCGCGAAGGAGGGCGACAAGTTCCGCCGCAACGAGCACGCCGGCGCGATGACTGTGACGCAGCAGCGGATGCTCCTGCAGCTCGCGTACACCGACGGCCTGGTCGGGCAGCTCATCGACTCGATGCAGCAGGAGGGCATCTGGGACGAGGCGATGCTCGTCATCTCCGCCGACCACGGCGAGGGGTTCACGCCGGGCCAGAAGTCGCGGCTGCTCGACACGCAGAACGTCGCCGAGCTGGCGTACGTCCCCATGTTCGTCAAGGCACCGGGTCAGACGACGGGCAAGGTCGACGAGCGCAACGCCATGAACGTCGACCTGCTCCCGACCATCGCCGACGCGCTGGACATCGACCTGCCGTTCGAGGTCGACGGGGTCTCGCTGCTCGGGGCGCCGCGCAAGGACCTCGCGAAGCAGTGGTACGACAACCCCGGCGAGGCGCTGCCGATCGACGGCGCGAAGTGGGCGCCGGTCGTCCGCAAGGGCTTCGCGCACGAGATCGTGCGGCCCGAGCTCGGACCCGAGGGGCTGTTCGCGGTCGGCCCGCACAAGGCGCTGGTCGGCAAGAAGCTCTCCGAGCTCACCGTCGGCGCGAAGGCCGCCGCGGTCGCGAAGAGCGCGCCGTCGTTCGACGGCGTGGACCTGAAGTCCGGCTCGGTCCCCGCGCTGCTGTGGGGCGACCTCGACAAGCCCGTGGGCTCCGCGCCGGCGTGGCTCGTCGTGTCGGTCAACGGCACGGTCGCGGGCAGCGTCTTCGCCGCGCCGAGCAAGGCGACGGGCGCCTGGCACTTCGTCGGGATCGTGGCCGACGAGCACTTCGTCGACGGCCGCAACGACGTGCGGCTGCACACGGTCGAGGGGACGACCCTGCACCCACTGGACTGGGCAGGGTCGTGA
- a CDS encoding GNAT family N-acetyltransferase, producing the protein MTLDVRLRPWSDGDLDLLHAFNAPEMTAHLGGPEPLEKLADRHRRYLALHPPAGAMYVVLAGEERAGSIGWWERVWRDEPIYETGWAVLPSFQGRGVAAAAARAVLREVAAYGTHSAVHAFPSVDHPASNAVCRNAGFVLLGECDFGYPPGSTMRCHDWVADVSR; encoded by the coding sequence ATGACCCTCGACGTGCGCCTGCGGCCGTGGTCCGACGGCGACCTCGACCTGCTGCACGCGTTCAACGCGCCGGAGATGACGGCTCACCTCGGCGGCCCCGAGCCGCTGGAGAAGCTGGCCGACCGGCACCGCCGCTACCTCGCGCTGCACCCGCCCGCCGGGGCGATGTACGTCGTGCTCGCCGGCGAGGAGCGCGCGGGCAGCATCGGGTGGTGGGAACGGGTCTGGCGCGACGAGCCCATCTACGAGACCGGCTGGGCCGTGCTCCCGTCGTTCCAGGGGCGCGGGGTCGCGGCGGCGGCGGCGCGGGCGGTGCTGCGCGAGGTGGCGGCGTACGGCACCCACTCGGCCGTGCACGCGTTCCCCTCGGTGGACCACCCAGCCTCGAACGCCGTCTGCCGCAACGCCGGCTTCGTGCTGCTCGGCGAGTGCGACTTCGGCTACCCGCCCGGGTCGACCATGCGCTGCCACGACTGGGTCGCCGACGTCAGCCGCTGA
- a CDS encoding DNA-formamidopyrimidine glycosylase family protein, with translation MPEGHTIHRLAREHNARLRGRPLALSSPQGRFASDAAALSGRALERVRPYGKHLFYELAHDEVVHVHLGIYGKFETHAAPAPYPRGAVRLRIATSDHVIDLRGPTVCERIRPEERDAILARLGPDPLDPKADPERLWRKASRRTTPIGTLLLDQSAIAGVGNVYRAEALYVLGIAPQRPANTLTREEFDALWATLVRMMRTGVRLDRIVTTEPEDRDRRRGRPSDADRHYLWRRTDLPCRRCGEPIRSEVLGARHMYWCPVCQPG, from the coding sequence ATGCCGGAGGGACACACGATCCACCGCCTGGCGCGCGAGCACAACGCGAGGCTGCGCGGCAGGCCGCTCGCGCTGTCGAGCCCGCAGGGCCGCTTCGCCTCCGACGCGGCGGCGCTCTCCGGCCGAGCGCTCGAACGCGTGCGGCCGTACGGCAAGCACCTGTTCTACGAGCTGGCGCACGACGAGGTCGTGCACGTGCACCTGGGGATCTACGGGAAGTTCGAGACGCACGCGGCACCGGCGCCGTACCCGAGGGGTGCCGTGCGACTGCGGATCGCGACCAGCGATCACGTGATCGACCTGCGCGGCCCGACGGTCTGCGAACGCATCCGCCCCGAGGAGCGCGACGCGATCCTCGCGCGGCTCGGCCCCGACCCGCTGGACCCGAAGGCCGACCCGGAACGCCTGTGGCGCAAGGCTTCCCGGCGTACGACGCCGATCGGCACGCTGCTGCTCGACCAGTCCGCGATCGCCGGTGTGGGCAACGTCTACCGGGCCGAGGCGCTGTACGTCCTCGGCATCGCGCCGCAGCGTCCCGCGAACACGCTGACCCGCGAGGAGTTCGACGCACTGTGGGCGACGCTGGTGCGGATGATGAGGACCGGCGTACGGCTCGACCGCATCGTCACGACCGAGCCCGAGGACCGCGACCGGCGGCGCGGGCGGCCGAGCGACGCGGACCGGCACTACCTGTGGCGTCGTACGGACCTGCCGTGCCGCCGCTGCGGCGAGCCGATCCGGTCGGAGGTGCTGGGGGCGCGGCACATGTACTGGTGCCCCGTCTGCCAGCCTGGCTAG
- a CDS encoding sulfatase-like hydrolase/transferase: protein MSAAAPGRLRRFAELLALTAFALAQPVLDVTGRSPDFFLFRQPSAWDVRLLLLLVVLGPPVLLWLVESAVEAVSAHAAHVLHWVLRAVLFTVIAIVAGKKLLPFDGFWLTLVAAEAGAGLAVLAARSAGFRQAILYATPAPLVFALLFVMTSPSGALVRPQSGSGAGGVAGSRPPVVVLLLDEFPVRSLLTDEGTIDERLFPNFARLAKASTWYPNATGVSGWTPWAVPAMLTGNYPEKARAPHYAAFPDNLFTLLSGSYDVKAFESIAQLCPPRTCSDVAAGRPTGLGPLLKDTATVAREVVSPYPAPERVGDEFAEQAPGEAERTDPRFRFDEAKVNQPERFTAFLETLKPAPRPSLSFLHLLLPHGTHKLLPSGRKYEVGPFQHVLPKAVAGKPRVLPEDANLAVLARQRMLLQLVYTDGLIGQLLDEMDRTGLLDESLLVVTADHGVGFTPGSYWRWIDDGNTADAAWVPLFVKQPAQRQGGVDLRNAEGVDLLPTVADVLDVKVPWRTDGRSVLGEARTTAEKRWYDEPGKAKTVDAARWLPQVRTGFADDTGRPELGPSGLFAVGGVREAYGRRVPPRVGAPAAAKVTLSPDLRLNAVDLESGTVPAMLYGDIDRPVASSSTWLAVAVNGTIAGGVVALPGLHDGKWRFYGVVDDRFFRDGSNAVTFYTMEGSVLHPLGRTS from the coding sequence GTGAGCGCCGCCGCGCCCGGCCGGCTGCGGCGGTTCGCGGAGCTGCTGGCGCTGACGGCGTTCGCGCTCGCGCAGCCGGTCCTCGACGTGACCGGTCGCAGCCCCGACTTCTTCCTGTTCCGGCAGCCGTCCGCGTGGGACGTACGCCTCCTGCTCCTGCTCGTCGTGCTCGGCCCGCCGGTGCTGCTGTGGCTCGTGGAGTCGGCGGTCGAGGCGGTCAGCGCGCACGCGGCGCACGTCCTCCACTGGGTGCTGCGCGCGGTGCTGTTCACCGTCATCGCGATCGTCGCGGGCAAGAAGCTGCTGCCGTTCGACGGGTTCTGGCTGACGCTCGTCGCGGCCGAGGCGGGAGCCGGTCTCGCGGTGCTCGCCGCGCGGTCGGCGGGGTTCCGGCAGGCGATCCTGTACGCCACCCCGGCGCCGCTGGTCTTCGCGCTTCTGTTCGTCATGACCTCGCCGTCGGGGGCACTGGTACGACCTCAGAGCGGGTCCGGCGCCGGCGGCGTGGCGGGCAGCAGGCCGCCCGTCGTCGTGCTGCTGCTGGACGAGTTCCCCGTGCGCTCGCTGCTCACCGACGAGGGCACGATCGACGAACGCCTCTTCCCGAACTTCGCGCGCCTCGCCAAGGCGAGCACGTGGTACCCCAACGCCACCGGCGTCTCCGGATGGACCCCGTGGGCGGTCCCCGCGATGCTCACCGGCAACTACCCGGAGAAGGCCCGCGCGCCGCATTACGCGGCGTTCCCGGACAACCTGTTCACGCTGCTGTCGGGCTCGTACGACGTGAAGGCGTTCGAGTCGATCGCGCAGCTCTGCCCGCCGCGCACCTGCTCCGACGTCGCGGCCGGGCGGCCGACCGGGCTCGGCCCGCTGCTCAAGGACACGGCGACCGTCGCGCGCGAGGTCGTGTCGCCGTACCCGGCGCCGGAACGCGTCGGCGACGAGTTCGCGGAGCAGGCGCCGGGCGAGGCGGAGCGGACCGACCCGCGGTTCCGCTTCGACGAGGCGAAGGTCAACCAGCCGGAGCGCTTCACGGCGTTCCTCGAGACGCTGAAGCCGGCGCCGCGCCCGAGCCTGTCGTTCCTCCACCTGCTGCTCCCGCACGGCACCCACAAGCTGCTGCCGTCGGGGCGCAAGTACGAGGTGGGGCCGTTCCAGCACGTGCTCCCGAAGGCGGTCGCGGGCAAGCCGCGCGTGCTGCCCGAGGACGCGAACCTCGCCGTCCTCGCGCGCCAGCGGATGCTGCTGCAGCTCGTCTACACCGACGGCCTGATCGGCCAGCTCCTCGACGAGATGGATCGGACGGGCCTGCTCGACGAGTCGCTGCTCGTCGTCACCGCGGACCACGGTGTGGGCTTCACGCCGGGCAGCTACTGGCGCTGGATCGACGACGGCAACACGGCGGATGCCGCGTGGGTGCCGCTGTTCGTCAAGCAGCCGGCCCAGCGCCAGGGCGGGGTCGACCTGCGCAACGCCGAGGGCGTGGACCTGCTGCCGACCGTCGCGGACGTGCTCGACGTGAAGGTGCCGTGGCGTACGGACGGCCGCTCGGTGCTGGGGGAGGCGCGGACGACGGCCGAGAAGCGCTGGTACGACGAGCCCGGCAAGGCCAAGACGGTCGACGCGGCGCGCTGGCTGCCGCAGGTGCGGACGGGGTTCGCGGACGACACCGGCAGGCCCGAGCTCGGCCCGAGCGGCCTGTTCGCGGTCGGCGGGGTGCGCGAGGCCTACGGCCGCAGGGTCCCGCCGCGCGTCGGCGCGCCGGCCGCGGCGAAGGTGACGCTCTCGCCCGACCTGCGCCTGAACGCCGTCGACCTCGAGTCGGGGACGGTCCCTGCGATGCTCTACGGGGACATCGACCGCCCGGTCGCGTCGTCGTCGACGTGGCTCGCGGTCGCGGTCAACGGCACCATCGCCGGCGGCGTCGTCGCGCTGCCGGGGCTGCACGACGGCAAGTGGCGGTTCTACGGCGTCGTCGACGACCGGTTCTTCAGGGACGGCAGCAACGCCGTGACGTTCTACACGATGGAGGGCTCCGTGCTGCACCCGCTGGGACGTACGTCGTGA